GCGCCTTGGGATTGTTGTGGACCGCCGCCGGCGCGAAACCGTCGAACTGCGCGTCATAGGCCGGGTGGACCGCGACGAGCTGACCCTGGAGGTGGGTCGACAGCTCGGTGATCTCCAGCCCCTTGTCGGCGAGCAGCCCCTTCACCTCGTCGCAATAGGTCTGGCTCTCGGCCGCCTTGTCGAGGTCGAACAGGCGCCCGTCCCAGCTGGGGATCTGGACACCCTTGTAGCCCATGCCGGCAACCCAGTCGGCGATGGTGTCGAGGCTGTTATAGGGGGCGCTGTCGCCCGCGAACTGGGCGAGGAAGATCGCCGGTCCCTTGATCGTACGCATCCTGTGTCTCCTCAAACCTTGAGCGCGGTCCAGCCGGCGCGGTCGGCGCTGGCCCGGACGGCGGTGTCGATGAACGCCATGCCGCGAAGCCCGTCGTCGATGCCGGGGATCAGCGAGCCGGGCTCACCACGCAATTGCTTGGCGAAGTCGCGATAGAGGTTGGCGAACGCCTCCAGATAGCCTTCGGGATGGCCGCCGGGCGTGCGCGTCGCGGCACGCGCATCGGGACCGATCGCGGCATCGCCGGCGCGGATCACCTGGGTGGATCCGTCGATCGAGTGGATCGTCAGCTCGTTCGGCGTTTCCTGCCGCCAGACGATCCCGCCCTTGTCGCCATAGAGGCGGATGCGCAGGCCGTTGAGCTCGCCCACCTCGATCTGGCTGGCGAGCAGCACGCCGCGCGCGCCATTTTCGAAGCGGAGCAGCACGCTGCAATCGTCGTCGAGCGCGCGGTCCGGGACCACGGCCGCCAAGTCCGCCAGGATCTCGGTCACGCCAAGGCCGGAGATGAACTCGGCCAGGTGGAAGGCGTGGACGCCGATGTCGCCGATACAGCCGCCCGCACCCGATCGCGCGGGGTCGACGCGCCACTCGGCCTGCTTGCCGGTCGCCTCGCCCGCAAGCCAACCCTGCGGATATTCGGCGACGACCTTGCGAACGCTACCAATCGCGCCCGCGGCGACGCGCGCGCGCGCTTCGCGGACCAGCGGATAGCCGGAATAGGTGTAGCTGAGGCCATAGGGCAGCCCCGCTTCCGCCACCACGCCGCCCAGCTCCTTCGCCTCGGCAAAGGTCGCGGTCATCGGCTTGTCGCTGAGCACCGGATACCCCGCCTGGAGCGCGGCGCGCGCGGCGGGCAGATGGTGGTGGTTGGGGCTGACGATCGCGACGAAATCGATGCCGTCGGTCCGCGCCTTCTCGCCCGCGAACATCGCCTCGATCGAGGGATAGGCGCGCGCCGGGTCGATGCGATACGCCTCGCCCCCCGCCCGCGAGCGATCCGCGTCGGACGAGAAGACCCCGGCCACCAGCTCGATCTCCCGATCGAGTTCCGCTGCGATGCGGTGGACGGGGCCGATGAACGCCCCCGGTCCGCCGCCGATCATTCCCATGCGCAACCGCGCCATTCGCCTCTCCTTACAGAGCCGCGTCGTCCAGATCGTCGAACGCGGCAGTGAGCGGCATGCCATGATCCTCGGCATGCCTTGCGACGCGGATGTTTACGGTGCGACCGATCGGCGTCCAGCCCCCTTGGCCCCAAAGCATGAAGCGGCGGGCGGGCAAGGCGATGGAAAGACGCGCTTCCTCGCCCGGTTGCAGCTCGACCTTTGCAAAGCCGACCAAAGTCGGTTCGGGCGTGTCGCGATAGACCTGGACGATCTCGCTCCCCGCCCGATCGCCGACGTTGCGGACGGTGACGGCGACGTGGCCGCCCTCGACCGCTGCATCGGACCAGTCGAAGCGTGTATAGCCCTGGCCGCTGCCGAACGGATGCCGCGCGGGCGTGTCGTTCGCGATCAGCCCGCGATAGCCGAGCCGCGTCCCCTCGTCATAGGGGAGCCGCCCGCCCTCGCCGGGCTTGAGGTCGAAGGCGGGATAGTCGCCTTCTTCCATCGCGATTGAGACGGGCATCCGCCCGCCGGGCTCGCGGTCGCCCGCCAGCACTTCGGCGATCGCCTGCGCGAAGCCCTCGCCCGGATACCAGGCAGCGATCAGCGCCGCGGCGCCCCTGGC
This is a stretch of genomic DNA from Sphingomonas sp. Y38-1Y. It encodes these proteins:
- a CDS encoding Gfo/Idh/MocA family oxidoreductase, with the protein product MARLRMGMIGGGPGAFIGPVHRIAAELDREIELVAGVFSSDADRSRAGGEAYRIDPARAYPSIEAMFAGEKARTDGIDFVAIVSPNHHHLPAARAALQAGYPVLSDKPMTATFAEAKELGGVVAEAGLPYGLSYTYSGYPLVREARARVAAGAIGSVRKVVAEYPQGWLAGEATGKQAEWRVDPARSGAGGCIGDIGVHAFHLAEFISGLGVTEILADLAAVVPDRALDDDCSVLLRFENGARGVLLASQIEVGELNGLRIRLYGDKGGIVWRQETPNELTIHSIDGSTQVIRAGDAAIGPDARAATRTPGGHPEGYLEAFANLYRDFAKQLRGEPGSLIPGIDDGLRGMAFIDTAVRASADRAGWTALKV